Proteins from a single region of Starkeya sp. ORNL1:
- a CDS encoding DEAD/DEAH box helicase, translating into MPFNELGLSDKVLSAVTDAGYTEPTPIQAQAIPHVLARRDVLGLAQTGTGKTAAFVLPMLTLLEQGRARARMPRTLILEPTRELAAQVEENFVKYGKNHKLNVALLIGGVSFGDQDSKLLRGVDVLIATPGRLLDHVERGRLLLSGIEILVIDEADRMLDMGFIPDIERVCKLVPFTRQTLFFSATMPPEIQRLVSQFLSNPVQIEASRPSSTAANITQLLVACGREDHEKRDKLRDLIRGAENLQNGIIFCNRKRDVGVVHKSLQRHGFNVVALHGDMDQRSRMQALEQFRTGEATLLVASDVAARGLDIPAVSHVFNYDTPHHAEDYIHRIGRTGRAGRSGAAFTIVTHADVKSLAAIEKLIGNPIEWMNGQTLGDAPPREARSSSRGGERGGERGGERGEQRRGARPARRREERPQDERGHSERSHSHREEAPVAVASNVEELPRGNRPPRRERASAAPAPVETGPRPAPRAPVNPTTARRPQAERPHNDEPADTSHLPAFLLRPVKIKAG; encoded by the coding sequence CACGCCCATCCAGGCGCAAGCCATCCCCCACGTGCTCGCACGGCGAGATGTGCTCGGCCTCGCGCAGACCGGCACCGGCAAGACCGCTGCCTTCGTGCTGCCGATGCTGACGCTGCTGGAGCAGGGCCGCGCCCGCGCCCGGATGCCGCGCACCCTCATCCTCGAGCCGACGCGCGAACTCGCGGCGCAGGTCGAGGAGAACTTTGTCAAATACGGCAAGAACCACAAACTCAACGTCGCATTGCTGATCGGCGGCGTCTCCTTCGGCGACCAGGACAGCAAGCTGCTGCGCGGCGTCGATGTGCTGATCGCAACGCCGGGCCGCCTGCTCGACCATGTGGAGCGCGGCCGGCTGCTGCTCTCGGGCATCGAGATCCTCGTCATCGACGAGGCGGACCGCATGCTCGACATGGGCTTCATCCCTGACATCGAACGCGTCTGCAAGCTGGTGCCATTCACCCGGCAGACGCTGTTCTTCTCGGCCACCATGCCGCCGGAAATCCAGCGGCTGGTCTCGCAATTCCTCTCCAACCCGGTGCAGATCGAGGCGTCCCGCCCCTCCTCCACCGCAGCCAACATCACCCAATTGCTGGTGGCCTGCGGGCGCGAGGACCATGAGAAGCGCGACAAGCTGCGCGATCTCATCCGCGGCGCGGAAAACCTGCAAAACGGCATTATCTTCTGCAACCGCAAGCGCGACGTCGGGGTGGTGCACAAGTCCCTTCAGCGGCACGGCTTCAATGTGGTGGCGCTGCACGGCGACATGGACCAGCGCTCGCGCATGCAGGCGCTCGAGCAGTTCCGCACCGGCGAGGCCACTTTGCTGGTGGCGTCCGACGTCGCGGCGCGCGGCCTCGACATTCCGGCGGTGAGCCACGTCTTCAATTACGACACGCCGCACCACGCGGAAGACTATATCCACCGCATCGGCCGGACCGGCCGTGCCGGCCGCTCGGGTGCCGCTTTCACCATCGTCACCCATGCCGACGTGAAGTCGCTTGCCGCTATCGAGAAGCTGATCGGCAATCCGATCGAATGGATGAACGGGCAGACACTCGGCGATGCACCGCCGCGCGAGGCTCGTTCCTCCAGTCGCGGTGGCGAGCGCGGCGGGGAACGCGGTGGCGAGCGTGGCGAACAACGCCGTGGCGCCCGTCCGGCCCGCCGTCGCGAGGAGCGCCCGCAAGACGAACGCGGCCATTCCGAGCGCAGCCATTCGCATCGCGAAGAAGCGCCCGTCGCGGTCGCGAGCAATGTCGAGGAACTGCCGCGTGGCAACCGCCCGCCGCGTCGCGAGCGCGCCAGTGCCGCGCCCGCGCCGGTGGAGACTGGACCGCGCCCCGCGCCGCGTGCGCCGGTCAATCCGACCACCGCGCGCCGCCCGCAGGCCGAGCGGCCGCACAATGACGAGCCGGCGGATACTTCGCACCTGCCGGCCTTCCTGCTGCGCCCGGTGAAGATCAAGGCGGGCTGA
- a CDS encoding mechanosensitive ion channel domain-containing protein encodes MNFEELGNLFVLYGLNVLYALGLLIVGWWVATLVDRAVTRALASTHRVDITVIGFIGSLAKYTVLAFVGVAVLQRFGIQTTSIIAVLGAASLAIGLALQGTLSNLAAGVMLLLFRPFRVGDSVEVAGRAGTVKNLTLFTTELASGDNVQVLIPNGQVWGSAIVNQSAYGERRLDLTVEMKPGGDIDGTIAEGLAFLQNDPRTNKSPGPSANVAKFTLDKVEIAFSAWAKAADAGSLKADLVRRLRSRLAPGLPEQPQQAALSPP; translated from the coding sequence ATGAACTTCGAAGAACTCGGCAATCTGTTCGTGCTGTACGGACTGAACGTCCTCTATGCGCTCGGCCTGCTCATTGTCGGCTGGTGGGTGGCGACCCTCGTGGACCGTGCGGTGACGCGGGCGCTCGCCTCGACGCATCGGGTCGACATCACCGTCATCGGCTTCATCGGGAGTCTCGCCAAATACACAGTGCTGGCTTTTGTCGGCGTCGCCGTGCTGCAACGCTTCGGCATTCAGACCACCAGCATCATCGCGGTGCTGGGCGCCGCATCGCTGGCCATCGGCCTTGCGCTGCAAGGCACGCTATCGAATCTTGCGGCGGGCGTCATGCTGCTGCTGTTCCGCCCGTTCCGGGTCGGGGACAGCGTGGAGGTGGCCGGGCGCGCCGGCACGGTGAAGAACCTCACTCTGTTCACCACCGAACTTGCCAGCGGCGACAACGTGCAGGTGCTGATCCCCAACGGCCAGGTCTGGGGTTCGGCGATCGTCAACCAGTCGGCCTATGGCGAGCGGCGGCTCGATCTGACCGTTGAGATGAAGCCGGGCGGCGATATTGACGGCACGATCGCGGAAGGCCTGGCGTTCCTGCAAAACGATCCGCGCACCAACAAATCGCCGGGCCCCTCGGCCAATGTCGCCAAGTTCACGCTCGACAAGGTGGAAATCGCATTCTCCGCCTGGGCCAAGGCTGCCGATGCCGGATCGCTCAAGGCGGATCTGGTGCGGCGTCTGCGCAGCCGGCTGGCGCCGGGACTGCCGGAGCAGCCCCAACAGGCAGCGCTCAGCCCGCCTTGA
- a CDS encoding TfoX/Sxy family protein has translation MDADEVADIFASFGPVKCRRMFGGLGIYADGVMFALSGFGEIYLKADQALAARLEGEGSKPFAYEGKGRIISLGYWSIPDRRLDDPDAVAEIAYAALDVARRAAEAKAAKPKRTRRT, from the coding sequence ATGGACGCCGATGAGGTCGCCGACATCTTCGCTTCCTTCGGCCCGGTGAAGTGCCGGCGCATGTTCGGCGGCCTCGGCATCTATGCCGACGGCGTGATGTTCGCGCTTTCCGGCTTCGGCGAGATCTACCTCAAGGCCGACCAGGCGCTGGCTGCCCGCCTCGAAGGCGAGGGCTCGAAGCCGTTCGCCTATGAGGGCAAGGGCCGCATCATCTCGCTCGGCTATTGGTCGATCCCGGACCGCCGGCTCGACGATCCCGACGCGGTGGCCGAGATCGCTTATGCCGCGCTGGATGTGGCCCGCCGCGCGGCGGAGGCCAAGGCCGCCAAACCTAAGCGAACAAGGCGAACCTGA
- a CDS encoding iron-sulfur cluster assembly accessory protein, producing the protein MAEARPRPSVMRLTDAAASRVREIMARADKPVAGLRVGVKNGGCAGMEYTLEFAEEAGRFDEVVEDKGVKILIDPKAILYLLGTEMDFRADKMSAQFVFNNPNQTSACGCGESVAITPAKGEPADAHA; encoded by the coding sequence ATGGCTGAAGCCCGCCCCCGTCCTTCCGTCATGCGCCTGACGGATGCCGCCGCGTCCCGCGTGCGGGAGATCATGGCGCGCGCCGACAAGCCCGTCGCGGGCTTGCGCGTCGGCGTGAAGAATGGCGGCTGCGCCGGCATGGAATACACGCTGGAGTTCGCCGAGGAGGCGGGCCGCTTTGACGAGGTCGTCGAGGACAAGGGCGTGAAGATCCTCATCGACCCCAAGGCCATCCTCTATCTGCTCGGCACCGAGATGGACTTCCGCGCCGACAAGATGTCCGCACAGTTCGTCTTCAACAATCCGAACCAGACCTCGGCCTGCGGCTGCGGCGAATCCGTCGCCATCACCCCGGCGAAGGGCGAGCCGGCCGACGCGCACGCCTGA
- a CDS encoding VOC family protein: protein MVSAPRISGVLETCLYVDDLKRARAFYDRVFALPVMFGDERLVVYDAGPASALLLFKRGSTLHTVHLPGGAIPPHDGHGPLHFALAIPTEALDAWRAHLASENVPIESEVTWPRGGVSVYFRDPDGHLAELGTPGLWKNYQAEAGT, encoded by the coding sequence CTGGTGAGCGCGCCGCGGATCAGCGGCGTCCTCGAAACCTGCCTCTATGTCGACGATCTCAAGCGGGCGCGGGCCTTCTATGACCGCGTCTTCGCCTTGCCGGTGATGTTCGGTGACGAGCGCCTCGTGGTCTATGACGCCGGTCCGGCGAGCGCGCTGCTGCTGTTCAAGCGTGGCAGCACGCTGCATACCGTGCATCTGCCGGGCGGCGCCATCCCGCCGCATGACGGCCACGGGCCGCTCCATTTTGCCCTCGCCATTCCCACCGAGGCGCTGGACGCCTGGCGCGCGCATCTCGCCAGCGAGAACGTGCCGATCGAATCGGAAGTGACGTGGCCGCGCGGTGGCGTGAGCGTCTATTTCCGTGACCCGGACGGTCACCTTGCGGAACTGGGCACGCCGGGGCTTTGGAAGAATTATCAAGCCGAAGCGGGGACTTGA